A stretch of Triticum urartu cultivar G1812 unplaced genomic scaffold, Tu2.1 TuUngrouped_contig_6573, whole genome shotgun sequence DNA encodes these proteins:
- the LOC125530808 gene encoding bidirectional sugar transporter SWEET13-like, with amino-acid sequence MAGLSMEHPWAFAFGLLGNIISFTSLLAPIPTFYRIFKSKSTEGFQSVPYVVALFSAMLWIFYALVKTGEGLLITINAAGCVIETIYIVMYLVYAPRKAKIFTAKIVLLLNIAGFGLIFLLTVFAFQGETRVVSLGWICVGFSVCVFVAPLSIIGRVIKTKSVEYMPFSLSLTLTLSAIVWFLYGLLIKDKYVALPNILGFTFGMIQMVLYMFYMNATPVVTSDVKEVKEAWKVPAEDQVVVINVGKADKSSCAEVRPVTEMASAVDVPRRCAAEAAAPRQQVMAVDFARSVEVV; translated from the exons ATGGCTGGCCTATCCATGGAGCACCCTTGGGCATTCGCCTTCGGCCTACTAG GCAACATCATCTCTTTCACGAGCCTCCTGGCCCCGAT ACCAACATTCTACCGGATCTTCAAGAGCAAATCCACGGAGGGGTTCCAGTCGGTGCCCTACGTCGTGGCCCTGTTCAGCGCGATGCTGTGGATCTTTTACGCGCTGGTGAAGACCGGTGAGGGCCTCCTCATCACCATCAACGCTGCCGGCTGCGTCATCGAGACCATCTACATCGTCATGTACCTCGTCTACGCCCCCAGGAAGGCCAAGATTTTCACAGCCAAGATCGTCCTCCTACTCAACATCGCCGGCTTTGGCCTCATCTTTCTCCTCACTGTCTTCGCCTTCCAAGGCGAGACCCGCGTCGTCTCGCTTGGCTGGATCTGCGTCGGCTTCTCCGTCTGTGTCTTCGTCGCGCCGCTCAGCATCATC GGTCGTGTCATCAAGACCAAGAGTGTGGAGTACATgcccttctccctctccctcacgCTCACCCTCAGCgccatcgtctggttcctctacGGCCTGCTCATCAAGGACAAATACGTCGCG CTCCCAAACATCCTTGGCTTCACCTTCGGGATGATCCAGATGGTCCTCTACATGTTCTACATGAACGCGACGCCCGTGGTGACAAGCGATGTGAAGGAGGTGAAGGAGGCATGGAAGGTGCCTGCAGAGGACCAAGTCGTCGTGATCAACGTCGGCAAGGCCGACAAGAGCTCGTGCGCTGAGGTGCGCCCGGTCACTGAGATGGCTAGCGCCGTGGACGTCCCCAGGAGATGCGCTGCTGAGGCGGCGGCGCCGAGGCAGCAAGTGATGGCGGTGGACTTTGCCCGCTCTGTCGAGGTGGTCTAG